CTAGATCGAGAAGAAATGAGAAATTTAAGTAAGAAGAATGTCCACATTCATTCATCTTAGCTATATATACTAGTACCATATATTAACAAATCACTGTCACAAAATTCCAAATGACCTTTGATAATAGATAATATACAAGTGTGATGATGATGCCAAACTAGCAACAGATCATGGAAAtctaataaactaaaaagaaagtCATAGTTGATCACACTATGCAAAAGTATTCATGTCAGGagcaaatttttaacaaaacctTCACATTTTGCAGTTAATACTAAGATTTAGGCTCATTACAAGTCAATTTACTTGTCAATCAGTTGTTGAGGAAAAAGAAACTACTTCCATCTAGAATGATACAGGAATTTATCATGAAAAGCCCCATCAAGCAAAATCTAGTAATATAATTAAGCATGGAGATGGTTCAGCATAGGCTAATTCACAACctacaaaattataaatgaaCAATAACTGATTACCATAAAGTCAAGCTTTAAACATAAATACCATAAAATGGCATCAATTAAGCCGCAAATCCACAAAATCTACTACCTTCAGAGGAAGGTTACACACAGAATCCAACATCTGCCAAACGATGAAAGCAGACAAGCTCCATTTGTTTCTGCATCTTCTCACTGACTTAACCCAAACGAGGGGAACTCATCCCACCCAAAAGCAATTGTAGATGAAATTGCTTTGCTCATAACATGCAGTCTGTCCTTGCTGGCAACCTCCGGAAGAAATTCAACAGAACTGAAGGAAGCTTATGACGAAACCTTGGATGTCTCAACATATAAAATCCAGTGAGAAGGGCCACAACTTGGAATGGTGTAACATAGAGGACAATAGCAGCAACCAGACAGAAAATCACAAACAAAGCTGTTGCTCTTGGATCACGCCAGCTCAGCAAAGATTGTAGCCTCTCCCCTTGAGTGGCCAAGTCACCTACCACTGTCTGAATCCTCCAGGCAATACTTCTCAACCGATCATATCGCATCCTTACAATGTCAGAAGGCCGGGAAGTTGGAAACGTATCAAATTCTTCATCAAGTTCATCGGGATGTGCATTATCTGCATGAGAAAGACGAGTGTCCATGTGGGGAGGATGCCTTGGCCTCCATCGGTAATACCAAACCCCAATCAAGAAAAGGTATAGAAAAATTGTGGGTAAGATGAGCTCAGGGTACATGACCAGTATTATAAACAAGATATGAATCAATACGGTTGTGATGGGGTTTTTCCAGTTGCAAATCTGATCAAACCATTTTCCTACAGCAATTAAGCCACTCAAAACTCCCATAATCCTGAAAAAGTTTGCTTTGCTCCTTCTCATACTCCACATATGGGAGCCCACATCTAACATATACTCCACCACCTCTTTCCTCAGCGGTGGCTCAGCCCGGCTCAATCTCATCGATACAATTTGAGTTGCCTGATGCCTCAAGCTATCAAGCTGGGTAACAGTTAATGGATAAATATAGTGCATTTTAGGCAAAAGTGGATGCGAGTACATGTGCATCATATTAAGTAACGAGGAGCAAGTAAACCTCACAGCCAAATGAATTTCACCCATCTTCTTCATCCCATTCGGGAGTAGAACTAGAAGCGGATACGAGTGTGTGTAAACCCGATCTGTTTCAAGGGTAGAAAGACGAATCCTTACCTTCCCAATTCTTAAATCCTTAGCCGCTACGGCCTTATCTCCTCCATGCAAATGACAGTTATCAAACACCCCAATTGTTATGACCGTACAAGGATCATATACTTCCCAAGTATATTGCTCATTCCACTTGGGTGTAAAACTGTCGATAATAGTCCTTGTCCTAACCCACTTTTGACCATATTTTGCCACACAATAAGAATCTGTCGTTCCATGCCCATCTTTTGTCTTCATTGGCATCAGGCCCTGAGCATTTAAAATCCCCAGTTCCAGTACCCCAATGCTGGTCTTCCACAACTGTTTCGCTGTCGGTCGAAGGTCACTGCTATAGTGAGTTGATTCATCCAGGACATGGTAACCACCTTCCAAGCAGATCCTCATATGAATCCGGCTGGAAAATTtgctttccttcttcttctggTCCCCATCTacaat
Above is a genomic segment from Corylus avellana chromosome ca9, CavTom2PMs-1.0 containing:
- the LOC132191464 gene encoding FT-interacting protein 3-like; amino-acid sequence: MQRPPPEDFLLKETNPHLGGGKVSGDKHTSTYDLVEQMQYLYVRVVKAKELPAKDVTGSCDPYVEVKLGNYKGTTRHFEKKTNPEWNQVFAFSRDRIQSSVLDVFVKDKDLVKDDFIGRVWFDMNEIPKRVPPDSPLAPQWYRLEDKKGDKVRGELMLAVWMGTQADEAFPEAWNSDAAGVSGTDGLANIRSKVYLSPKLWYLRVNVIEAQDLQPGNQGRFPEVFVKAVLGNQALRTRISPSRTINPMWNEDLMFVAAEPFEEPLVLSVEDRVAPNKDEVLGKCAILLQHVDRRLDHRPVNSKWFHLEKHFIVDGDQKKKESKFSSRIHMRICLEGGYHVLDESTHYSSDLRPTAKQLWKTSIGVLELGILNAQGLMPMKTKDGHGTTDSYCVAKYGQKWVRTRTIIDSFTPKWNEQYTWEVYDPCTVITIGVFDNCHLHGGDKAVAAKDLRIGKVRIRLSTLETDRVYTHSYPLLVLLPNGMKKMGEIHLAVRFTCSSLLNMMHMYSHPLLPKMHYIYPLTVTQLDSLRHQATQIVSMRLSRAEPPLRKEVVEYMLDVGSHMWSMRRSKANFFRIMGVLSGLIAVGKWFDQICNWKNPITTVLIHILFIILVMYPELILPTIFLYLFLIGVWYYRWRPRHPPHMDTRLSHADNAHPDELDEEFDTFPTSRPSDIVRMRYDRLRSIAWRIQTVVGDLATQGERLQSLLSWRDPRATALFVIFCLVAAIVLYVTPFQVVALLTGFYMLRHPRFRHKLPSVLLNFFRRLPARTDCML